A window of Candidatus Hydrogenedentota bacterium contains these coding sequences:
- a CDS encoding sigma-54-dependent Fis family transcriptional regulator yields the protein MGQSILITEDDRVQREIIRDILAQSGFDVTASDSAETTLGILKDQTFELMVTDLRMPGMDGLELLRQSKRLRPELEVVVMTAHATIRTAVTAMKEGAIDYLEKPFDKDELLHVINRALERANLQKENRRLREMVGQTLSLGNLIGESPAMQAVFERTAKAARVNSTVLILGESGTGKEMIARHIHFEGARQKKPFVVVNCAAIPENLVESELFGHEKGAFTGADASRPGKFEDANTGTLFLDEIGDMHLESQAKLLRVLQDGVVERVGSSKTRQVDVRVVAATNRDLRERVDRGEFREDLYFRLEVLPVYLPPLRERIEDLPLLIKHFREKLGKKIGIDVPHVSPEVVEAFRRYRWPGNVRELEHTLEQLFILANGDTITLRDLPPKFNEAPVESSEFLLPPGGLSLEELEQELIRQALDRSGGRIKEAAELLGLTYKTLQYRLKKHEIDRKSVEN from the coding sequence ATGGGACAATCAATTCTTATAACCGAAGACGACCGCGTCCAGCGCGAGATCATTCGCGACATTCTCGCGCAGTCCGGGTTCGACGTGACCGCAAGCGACTCCGCAGAGACCACGTTGGGCATCCTCAAGGATCAAACCTTCGAACTGATGGTCACCGATCTGCGCATGCCCGGCATGGACGGCCTGGAGCTCCTGCGCCAGTCCAAGCGCCTGCGGCCGGAGCTGGAGGTCGTCGTCATGACCGCGCACGCCACCATCCGCACCGCCGTGACCGCGATGAAGGAAGGCGCAATCGACTACCTGGAGAAGCCCTTCGACAAGGACGAGCTGCTCCACGTCATCAACCGCGCCCTGGAGCGCGCGAACCTGCAAAAGGAGAACCGGCGCCTCCGCGAGATGGTCGGGCAGACGCTCTCGCTCGGCAACCTGATCGGCGAGAGCCCCGCGATGCAGGCCGTCTTCGAGCGAACCGCGAAGGCCGCCCGCGTCAACAGCACCGTACTCATTCTCGGCGAATCCGGCACGGGCAAGGAGATGATCGCGCGGCACATCCACTTTGAGGGCGCGCGGCAGAAGAAACCCTTTGTGGTCGTCAATTGCGCGGCCATACCCGAGAACCTCGTGGAATCCGAGCTGTTCGGCCATGAGAAGGGCGCCTTTACCGGCGCGGACGCGAGCCGCCCCGGAAAATTTGAGGACGCCAACACCGGAACGCTCTTCCTCGATGAGATCGGCGACATGCACCTGGAATCCCAGGCGAAACTCCTCCGCGTGCTGCAGGACGGCGTCGTCGAGCGCGTCGGCAGCAGCAAAACCCGCCAGGTGGATGTGCGCGTAGTCGCCGCGACCAACCGCGACCTGCGCGAGCGCGTGGATCGCGGCGAATTCCGCGAGGACCTGTATTTCCGCCTCGAGGTGCTCCCGGTCTACCTGCCGCCGCTCCGCGAGCGCATCGAGGATCTGCCGCTCCTGATAAAACACTTCCGCGAAAAGCTCGGCAAGAAGATCGGGATCGACGTCCCGCACGTCTCCCCGGAGGTCGTGGAAGCCTTCCGCCGCTACCGCTGGCCCGGCAATGTCCGCGAGCTCGAGCACACCCTGGAGCAGCTCTTCATTCTGGCCAACGGCGACACCATCACGCTGCGCGACCTGCCGCCCAAGTTCAACGAGGCCCCCGTGGAATCAAGCGAATTCCTGCTGCCCCCGGGCGGGCTCTCGCTGGAGGAGCTGGAGCAGGAGTTGATCCGCCAGGCGCTGGATCGGAGCGGTGGCCGGATCAAGGAGGCGGCGGAATTGCTCGGCCTCACCTACAAGACGCTCCAGTACCGCCTTAAAAAACACGAGATCGACCGGAAATCCGTCGAAAACTGA
- a CDS encoding sodium/solute symporter (Members of the Solute:Sodium Symporter (SSS), TC 2.A.21 as described in tcdb.org, catalyze solute:Na+ symport. Known solutes for members of the family include sugars, amino acids, nucleosides, inositols, vitamins, urea or anions, depending on the system.), whose translation MRPAKSVFRAIVPLILALPLSFAGAARAELAWTDLPELPVPMSGHFVGQHNGALIVAGGSNFPVSPFQGGEKQWLDRIWVLEPGAGAWIDAGALPEPRAYGGTVSLPDGVWLIGGTDGVTCFDSVIRLAWTGELVAVEALEGPAGTLPGPAAFNGAAVSGSHVYAAGGQADPMATEAIGAVWALDLTAPAAGWVEIAAMPGPARMLPVVVGRAEGLYVISGASVHARDDGTAGRTFLSDAYRYDPKRGWQTLTSPPRPLLAAPAVPWGAAHIFVASGDDGSLFEQTPALGDSHPGFPDALMAYHTITDSWVQLGSAPAAYVTTQAVVWNGGMVIPGGEDRPGHRGARVISGVPLGVEKKFSAIDYGTIAIYFALLVAMGVYFSRRENNTEAFFLGGRRIPWWAVGISIFGTSLSSITYLAIPANAYAGDWVGMLSNLGIVLVAPFVVYYYIPHFRKEPISTAYEYLERRFNVAVRVYGSLAFILFQLGRMAIVLYLPAIALSAATGLAMSHCILAMGVLATIYTVLGGIEAVIWTDVIQAVVLLFGALLALYLVSSGIDGGLGAAIGAARDYDKFHMFNWSWDMTSTAVWVCVVGQFFNMLYPYTADQTMVQRYLSTASLRDARRAVWTNAAFTIPVSIIFFGLGTALWAFFKTHPGDLDPNLQNDAILPLFIMAEFPTGLKGIIIAGVFAAAMSTLDSSMNSLASVLVNDYYRRFRRGVTEAQALRLGRILTVLLGAFGTGAALYLATHETRSLFDDYLKFLGMAGAGLSAVVALGMLTRRAHSWPVLAGALAGTGVMLYVDAHKITHFFLYPAAGFLVAFAAGYALSVLIPAPAKDNA comes from the coding sequence GTGCGCCCAGCCAAATCTGTTTTTCGTGCGATTGTTCCACTAATTCTGGCCCTTCCGCTGTCATTCGCGGGCGCGGCCCGCGCCGAACTCGCGTGGACCGACCTCCCCGAGCTGCCCGTGCCCATGTCCGGCCACTTCGTCGGCCAGCACAACGGCGCGCTCATTGTGGCCGGGGGCTCCAACTTCCCCGTCTCCCCGTTTCAGGGCGGCGAAAAGCAATGGCTCGACCGCATCTGGGTGCTGGAGCCCGGCGCCGGGGCGTGGATTGACGCCGGCGCGCTGCCGGAACCGCGCGCGTACGGCGGAACCGTCTCCCTGCCGGACGGCGTGTGGCTGATCGGCGGCACGGACGGCGTCACCTGCTTCGATTCCGTTATCCGGCTTGCCTGGACGGGTGAATTGGTTGCCGTGGAGGCGCTCGAAGGCCCCGCCGGAACGCTGCCCGGACCCGCGGCGTTCAATGGCGCGGCGGTCTCCGGCAGCCACGTCTACGCCGCCGGCGGCCAGGCGGATCCGATGGCCACCGAAGCGATTGGGGCAGTCTGGGCGCTGGATCTTACCGCGCCGGCCGCGGGCTGGGTCGAGATCGCCGCGATGCCGGGCCCGGCGCGCATGCTCCCGGTGGTCGTGGGCCGCGCGGAGGGCCTTTACGTCATCAGCGGCGCCTCGGTCCACGCGCGCGACGATGGAACGGCGGGCCGGACCTTCCTGAGCGACGCCTACCGCTACGATCCGAAACGCGGCTGGCAGACCCTGACATCTCCGCCCAGACCCTTGCTTGCGGCGCCCGCCGTGCCCTGGGGCGCGGCGCACATTTTCGTGGCGAGCGGCGACGACGGGAGCCTATTCGAGCAGACCCCCGCCCTGGGCGACAGCCACCCCGGCTTTCCCGACGCCCTGATGGCCTACCATACCATCACGGATTCCTGGGTCCAGCTCGGATCCGCGCCCGCCGCCTATGTCACCACGCAGGCCGTGGTCTGGAATGGAGGCATGGTGATCCCCGGCGGGGAAGACCGGCCCGGACACCGGGGCGCGCGCGTCATCTCCGGCGTGCCGCTCGGCGTTGAGAAGAAGTTCTCGGCCATCGACTACGGGACCATCGCGATTTATTTCGCGCTGCTCGTGGCCATGGGCGTATATTTTTCCCGCCGCGAGAACAACACCGAGGCCTTCTTCCTGGGCGGCCGCCGCATCCCCTGGTGGGCGGTGGGCATCAGCATCTTTGGCACCTCGCTCAGCTCCATCACCTACCTGGCGATCCCCGCGAACGCCTACGCCGGCGACTGGGTCGGCATGCTGAGCAACCTCGGCATCGTGCTCGTGGCCCCCTTCGTGGTCTACTACTACATCCCCCACTTCCGCAAAGAACCCATTTCCACCGCCTACGAATACCTGGAGCGCCGGTTCAATGTCGCCGTGCGCGTTTACGGCAGCCTGGCCTTCATTCTCTTCCAGCTCGGGCGCATGGCCATCGTCCTGTACCTGCCCGCCATCGCGCTGTCCGCCGCCACGGGGCTGGCCATGTCCCACTGCATCCTGGCCATGGGCGTGCTCGCCACGATCTACACCGTGCTCGGCGGAATCGAGGCCGTCATCTGGACCGATGTCATCCAGGCCGTGGTCCTGCTCTTCGGCGCGCTCCTTGCCCTCTACCTCGTCTCCTCGGGAATCGACGGCGGCCTCGGCGCCGCCATCGGCGCGGCCCGCGACTACGACAAGTTCCACATGTTCAACTGGAGCTGGGACATGACCTCCACCGCCGTTTGGGTCTGTGTCGTCGGCCAGTTCTTCAACATGCTCTACCCCTATACCGCCGATCAGACTATGGTCCAGCGCTACCTGAGCACCGCCAGCCTGCGTGACGCGCGCCGCGCCGTCTGGACCAACGCGGCCTTCACCATTCCGGTTTCCATCATCTTCTTCGGCTTGGGAACCGCACTCTGGGCCTTCTTCAAGACCCACCCGGGCGACCTCGATCCCAACCTGCAGAACGACGCCATTCTCCCCCTCTTCATCATGGCCGAATTCCCCACCGGCCTGAAGGGGATTATTATCGCGGGCGTGTTCGCCGCCGCCATGTCCACGCTGGACAGCAGCATGAACAGCCTGGCCTCCGTGCTCGTGAACGACTACTACCGCCGCTTCAGGCGCGGCGTGACCGAGGCGCAGGCCCTCCGGCTCGGACGCATCCTCACCGTGCTGCTCGGGGCCTTCGGCACCGGCGCCGCGCTCTACCTGGCGACCCACGAGACCCGATCGCTGTTCGACGACTACCTGAAGTTTCTCGGCATGGCCGGCGCCGGCCTCTCGGCCGTCGTCGCGCTCGGCATGCTCACCCGCCGCGCGCACAGCTGGCCCGTACTCGCCGGCGCCCTCGCGGGGACCGGCGTCATGCTCTACGTGGACGCCCACAAAATAACGCACTTTTTTCTCTACCCGGCGGCTGGATTTCTCGTCGCCTTCGCCGCCGGTTACGCCCTGAGCGTGCTGATACCCGCGCCCGCGAAGGACAACGCCTGA